A window of Drosophila subobscura isolate 14011-0131.10 chromosome E, UCBerk_Dsub_1.0, whole genome shotgun sequence contains these coding sequences:
- the LOC117891785 gene encoding uncharacterized protein LOC117891785, protein MACHCKYLKKIFSSCCFCYALRTGTLLFGCIFLTWFVYIVAGTAFMMECIFPNEYQEKTLVAPAALKTTMVFSFFGIVAAALLCIGVHNNNEMLFTPFLIFTPIWIAVHILVLLMYHLVLVIVLLTIVTSGLLIYAWLVIFSYYVELIYAYDEELPPGFI, encoded by the exons ATGGCCTGTCATTGCAAGTATCTGAAGAAgatcttctccagctgctgcttctgctatGCGCTGCGCACCGGGACACTGCTCTTTGGTTGCATCTTTCTCACGTGGTTCGTTTACATCGTGGCCGGCACCGCCTTCATGATGGAGTGCATCTTCCCCAATGAGTACCAGGAGAAGACACTCGTCGCTCCGGCAGCCCTCAAGACAACGATGGTCTTCTCATTCTTTGGCATTGTCGCAGCCGCCCTGCTCTGCATCGGAGTGCATAAT AACAACGAAATGCTCTTTACGCCCTTTCTAATCTTCACACCAATTTGGATAGCGGTGCACATCTTGGTCCTGCTCATGTACCACCTGGTCCTGGTCATAGTTCTACTGACAATTGTCACATCGG GTTTATTGATCTACGCCTGGCTGGTTATATTTTCCTACTACGTTGAGCTGATCTACGCCTACGATGAGGAGCTGCCACCAGGCTTTATATAG
- the LOC117891786 gene encoding uncharacterized protein LOC117891786 isoform X2, with amino-acid sequence MLLRTCCGCCSLRYGCFLVAMYTALTYTLQLVALLMYGFIEEYAESQIFYLFLSVPCAIGVAVSIVLFVGALKKKKNLLFPWLITFGVISIVLILALIGSLIAGSTQDNVEENHVGSGFMRRPFIQTFNLLHLYAYLVVFSHYFELRDENIF; translated from the exons ATGTTATTGAGAACATGTTGCGGTTGCTGTAGCTTGAGGTACGGATGCTTCCTGGTTGCCATGTACACGGCCCTCACCTATacgctgcagctggtggcccTGCTGATGTATGGATTCATTGAAG aGTACGCCGAGAGCCAGATCTTCTACTTGTTTCTGTCCGTTCCCTGCGCCATCGGTGTGGCCGTGTCCATAGTCCTGTTCGTGGGCGCactgaagaaaaagaaaaatctctTGTTCCCCTGGCTGATAACGTTTGGCGTAATTTCGATTGTCCTTATATTGGCTCTAATCGGCAGCCTCATTGCGGGCTCCACCCAGGACAATGTGGAGGAGAATCACGTTGGCTCTGGCTTCATGCGACGACCCTTCATTCAGACATTCAACCTGC TGCATTTGTATGCCTATTTGGTCGTCTTCTCCCACTACTTTGAGCTGAGGGATGAGAACATTTTTTGA
- the LOC117891786 gene encoding uncharacterized protein LOC117891786 isoform X1 has protein sequence MLLRTCCGCCSLRYGCFLVAMYTALTYTLQLVALLMYGFIEEYAESQIFYLFLSVPCAIGVAVSIVLFVGALKKKKNLLFPWLITFGVISIVLILALIGSLIAGSTQDNVEENHVGSGFMRRPFIQTFNLLVHLYAYLVVFSHYFELRDENIF, from the exons ATGTTATTGAGAACATGTTGCGGTTGCTGTAGCTTGAGGTACGGATGCTTCCTGGTTGCCATGTACACGGCCCTCACCTATacgctgcagctggtggcccTGCTGATGTATGGATTCATTGAAG aGTACGCCGAGAGCCAGATCTTCTACTTGTTTCTGTCCGTTCCCTGCGCCATCGGTGTGGCCGTGTCCATAGTCCTGTTCGTGGGCGCactgaagaaaaagaaaaatctctTGTTCCCCTGGCTGATAACGTTTGGCGTAATTTCGATTGTCCTTATATTGGCTCTAATCGGCAGCCTCATTGCGGGCTCCACCCAGGACAATGTGGAGGAGAATCACGTTGGCTCTGGCTTCATGCGACGACCCTTCATTCAGACATTCAACCTGC TAGTGCATTTGTATGCCTATTTGGTCGTCTTCTCCCACTACTTTGAGCTGAGGGATGAGAACATTTTTTGA
- the LOC117891787 gene encoding uncharacterized protein LOC117891787: MLFKKCCFFLSLDSGCFIIALFFLSFHVGEMITHSNDCLFVRNTSQKSWAVILMAGILTMGIISSGLLIYGAKRRRQGPVRFWLTVFTIILFLYIILCIVDIIAENPPPSAIFVQILIIVALIYSLMVVHSFYKALGRASDDDPFIP; this comes from the exons ATGTTATTTAAGAAgtgctgcttctttttgtcgCTGGACAGTGGCTGCTTCATCATTGCCCTGTTCTTTTTGAGCTTCCACGTGGGCGAGATGATTACCCACTCCAACGATTGCCTTTTCGTGAGAAATACATCCCAAAAGAGCTGGGCAGTCATCCTGATGGCGGGAATCCTAACAATGGGCATCATCTCCTCCGGATTGCTAATCTACGGTGCCAAAAGG AGACGTCAAGGACCCGTCCGCTTCTGGCTGACTGTCTTTACAATTATTCTGTTTTTGTACATCATTTTGTGCATTGTCGATATCATTGCAGAGAATCCGCCACCGAGTGCCATCTTCGTACAGATATTGATCATTG TTGCATTGATCTACTCGCTAATGGTAGTCCACTCCTTCTACAAGGCTCTTGGCCGCGCAAGCGACGACGATCCGTTTATCCCCTGA